TGTGCCGTAAACCTCGGCGCCGCGCTCATCGATGATGCGCGGGCTCATGGCCGGCTTGCTGCCAAGGCCCGAGGCGTCGATGATCAGACCGGTATAGACCGGGCCCTGCGCCTGGGCAGCGGCCATGTTGTCGGCGCCGGGAGCGGCGGCAAAGGCCTGATCGCCAAAGAGCGCAGCGGCGATATCGCCGGTCAGCGTCACTTCGATCACGATTTCCACGCCGCCGTCATTGAAATACTTGCGATCGACCACAGAGAAACCACGAAGGGTTCCCTCGACGCGGGTCTTGATGGTGTCGCTCTGGAGCATGAAGTCCTGCACGGTCGACTCGGCCGAGACCTGAACGCCCTGCACCGACTCGAGCGCGTTGCGGAAGGCGTCGGCCTTCGCGGCACGCTCGGCGCCCAGGCGGGCGACGGCAATATTGGGGGCGTTGGGATTGGGCGCGCCCGATCCGGTCACGCGCAGCTTCATGGTCTGCCAGTTGACCTGGCCGGGCCCCACGTTTTGAACAAATGAATTGCCGGCGTCACCGAAGTAACCGGCCTGGGCAAAGGCCGAGCCAGGCAGGGCCAGGAAAGCCAGGGCCAGAAGCACTGTAAGTTTGCGAATCATGATTGTGCGGACTCCTCCGTGGTATCTAGTTCCCTTTAATAAGGGAGAGAGGGGCCCATCTCGTGTGACGTAGCCCACATCCCCAAAAACAGCAGCGAATTCGCTGCATTTCCTCTTCCGATCGAAATTTCTTCCAACAGTTCCAGCGCATACGATAGGGTTGCGCCGCTGCGCTGTCAACGCGCAGAGGCCGCCC
This DNA window, taken from Chrysiogenia bacterium, encodes the following:
- a CDS encoding LPP20 family lipoprotein, coding for MIRKLTVLLALAFLALPGSAFAQAGYFGDAGNSFVQNVGPGQVNWQTMKLRVTGSGAPNPNAPNIAVARLGAERAAKADAFRNALESVQGVQVSAESTVQDFMLQSDTIKTRVEGTLRGFSVVDRKYFNDGGVEIVIEVTLTGDIAAALFGDQAFAAAPGADNMAAAQAQGPVYTGLIIDASGLGSKPAMSPRIIDERGAEVYGTGVASREFALDLGVVGYARDAEKAKVNDRVSDNALVIKAIKTDGPAGTNLVISNADAEMIRNVTQNLSFLSKCRVMIVL